A genome region from Struthio camelus isolate bStrCam1 chromosome 26, bStrCam1.hap1, whole genome shotgun sequence includes the following:
- the JSRP1 gene encoding junctional sarcoplasmic reticulum protein 1 isoform X3 encodes MAAGPWEVLETDFGHPEATEELPGQAGSAQRRPRKDGRKDADVPGISNGANGRSHGLEEERSQLGVSEEDQDKRESSMPEPAALSADKKAVEKKRGEKQGVKGSASVPPVPKSLPVKRKVEPESLDPAEEPLIWEGLTLNKCILVASFIALLSVSFQVLQAPCSREGISSDRQAPPPPPLHEVIDTEEDVPEVVAAPPVQPKSSLFEDSDSEDDRDDDNDADSNLAEPWIFKKWFGRLEPEDKEEEPETEPKEPAAKVEVRKGREKPKGPERKEEKPKESRAAQTERSSRKDTRPKDRAPEDKAGRAPRAPKEPEQQPYKKRGREGKEGRREGREREEHRKDEWKGRPAKADREDNRKREWRQQRGEQKGKKPWEHHTSVPGKDGTARPKEGKRRD; translated from the exons ATGGCAGCAGGTCCCTGGGAGGTGCTGGAGACAGACTTTGGACACCCTGAGGCCACCGAGGAGCTGCCTGGGCAGGCGGGGAGCGCTCAGAGGCGGCCAAGGAAGGACGGGAGAAAAG ATGCCGACGTGCCGGGGATCAGCAATGGGGCAAACGGCAGGTCCCAT GGCCTAGAGGAGGAGAGGTCCCAACTTGGTGTCTCTGAGGAAGATCAAGACAAGCGGGAGTCGAGCATGCCGGAACCAGCGGCCCTCAGTGCGGACAAGAAAGCGGTGGAGAAGAAGCGTGGGGAGAAGCAGGGAGTGAAAGGCAGCGCCTCTGTGCCCCCAG TTCCCAAAAGCCTCCCCGTGAAGAGGAAAGTGGAGCCCGAAAGCCTCGACCCCGCAGAGGAGCCACTCATCTGGGAAGGGCTCACCCTCAACAAATGCATCCTTGTGGCCTCCTTCATTGCCCTGCTCAGCGTCAGCTTCCAGGTGCTCCAAG cGCCTTGCTCTAGGGAAGGAATTAGCAGTGACAGACAGGCCCCTCCACCTCCGCCTCTTCACG AGGTCATCGACACCGAAGAGGACGTCCCAGAAGTGGTGGCTGCCCCACCGGTCCAGCCCAAGAGCAGCCTATTTGAGGACAGTGACAGTGAGGATGACAGAGACGATGACAACGATGCTGACAGCAACCTG GCTGAGCCGTGGATCTTCAAGAAATGGTTTGGCCGCTTGGAGCCAGAGGACAAAGAGGAAGAGCCCGAAACTGAACCCAAGGAGCCAGCAGCCAAGGTTGAGGTGAGAAAGGGCCGAGAGAAGCCCAAAGGcccagagaggaaagaagagaagccCAAGGAAAGTCGTGCAGCCCAGACAGAGAGGAGCAGCCGGAAGGATACACGACCCAAGGACAGAGCTCCTGAGGACAAGGCTGGCAGAGCCCCAAGGGCACCCAAGGAGCCAGAGCAACAGCCCTACAAGAAGCGGGGCCGGGAGGGCAAGGAGGGCAGGCGAGAAGGGAGGGAGCGAGAAGAGCACAGGAAGGATGAGTGGAAGGGCCGCCCTGCCAAGGCTGACCGCGAGGACAACCGGAAGCGGGAGTGgaggcagcagcgaggagagcagaagggcaaaaagcCCTGGGAGCATCACACGTCTGTCCCAGGGAAGGATGGCACCGCCAGGCCTAAGGAAGGCAAGAGGCGTGACTGA
- the JSRP1 gene encoding junctional sarcoplasmic reticulum protein 1 isoform X4: protein MAPAALRRESRWLSPCFLSNRALGELFIPECPAAHADVPGISNGANGRSHGLEEERSQLGVSEEDQDKRESSMPEPAALSADKKAVEKKRGEKQGVKGSASVPPVPKSLPVKRKVEPESLDPAEEPLIWEGLTLNKCILVASFIALLSVSFQVLQAPCSREGISSDRQAPPPPPLHEVIDTEEDVPEVVAAPPVQPKSSLFEDSDSEDDRDDDNDADSNLAEPWIFKKWFGRLEPEDKEEEPETEPKEPAAKVEVRKGREKPKGPERKEEKPKESRAAQTERSSRKDTRPKDRAPEDKAGRAPRAPKEPEQQPYKKRGREGKEGRREGREREEHRKDEWKGRPAKADREDNRKREWRQQRGEQKGKKPWEHHTSVPGKDGTARPKEGKRRD, encoded by the exons ATGCCGACGTGCCGGGGATCAGCAATGGGGCAAACGGCAGGTCCCAT GGCCTAGAGGAGGAGAGGTCCCAACTTGGTGTCTCTGAGGAAGATCAAGACAAGCGGGAGTCGAGCATGCCGGAACCAGCGGCCCTCAGTGCGGACAAGAAAGCGGTGGAGAAGAAGCGTGGGGAGAAGCAGGGAGTGAAAGGCAGCGCCTCTGTGCCCCCAG TTCCCAAAAGCCTCCCCGTGAAGAGGAAAGTGGAGCCCGAAAGCCTCGACCCCGCAGAGGAGCCACTCATCTGGGAAGGGCTCACCCTCAACAAATGCATCCTTGTGGCCTCCTTCATTGCCCTGCTCAGCGTCAGCTTCCAGGTGCTCCAAG cGCCTTGCTCTAGGGAAGGAATTAGCAGTGACAGACAGGCCCCTCCACCTCCGCCTCTTCACG AGGTCATCGACACCGAAGAGGACGTCCCAGAAGTGGTGGCTGCCCCACCGGTCCAGCCCAAGAGCAGCCTATTTGAGGACAGTGACAGTGAGGATGACAGAGACGATGACAACGATGCTGACAGCAACCTG GCTGAGCCGTGGATCTTCAAGAAATGGTTTGGCCGCTTGGAGCCAGAGGACAAAGAGGAAGAGCCCGAAACTGAACCCAAGGAGCCAGCAGCCAAGGTTGAGGTGAGAAAGGGCCGAGAGAAGCCCAAAGGcccagagaggaaagaagagaagccCAAGGAAAGTCGTGCAGCCCAGACAGAGAGGAGCAGCCGGAAGGATACACGACCCAAGGACAGAGCTCCTGAGGACAAGGCTGGCAGAGCCCCAAGGGCACCCAAGGAGCCAGAGCAACAGCCCTACAAGAAGCGGGGCCGGGAGGGCAAGGAGGGCAGGCGAGAAGGGAGGGAGCGAGAAGAGCACAGGAAGGATGAGTGGAAGGGCCGCCCTGCCAAGGCTGACCGCGAGGACAACCGGAAGCGGGAGTGgaggcagcagcgaggagagcagaagggcaaaaagcCCTGGGAGCATCACACGTCTGTCCCAGGGAAGGATGGCACCGCCAGGCCTAAGGAAGGCAAGAGGCGTGACTGA